A single region of the Hylaeus volcanicus isolate JK05 chromosome 5, UHH_iyHylVolc1.0_haploid, whole genome shotgun sequence genome encodes:
- the LOC128877083 gene encoding uncharacterized protein LOC128877083: MNAKKILRLEESTRETKHRDSITQAYENPWTLGNKFRVTRLGNTQTYKRAASPWGRYASSRRTSRQQNVRMSGVSGERYVQCLVFSLRARSKSSFRNDSAPGSRIRSGLILVWKRIAGKEGRMPFRSSCGPLQISLNGKMGGEGGKGLEPDGNRQRRGDQRRRQRAR; encoded by the exons ATGAAcgcgaaaaaaattcttcgattaGAAGAATCGACCAGAGAAACGAAACATCGCGACTCGATAACGCAAGCGTACGAGAATCCATGGACACTGGGGAACAAGTTTCGGGTTACCAGACTGGGAAACACCCAAACGTATAAACGCGCAGCATCGCCGTGGGGACGTTACGCGTCTTCTAGACGAACATCGAGGCAACAGAATGTGAGAATGTCGGGAGTATCTGGTGAGCGATACGT GCAGTGTCTGGTGTTCTCGCTACGCGCAAGAAGTAAGTCATCGTTTCGTAACGATTCCGCCCCCGGCTCGAGAATTCGATCTGGGTTGATTCTGGTATGGAAGAGGATCGCCggaaaggaaggaaggatGCCGTTTCGTTCGTCGTGCGGCCCGCTGCAAATAAG cCTGAACGGAAAAATGGGAGGTGAGGGCGGGAAGGGTCTTGAGCCGGACGGGAATCGTCAAAGGAGAGGTGATCAAAGGCGGAGGCAGCGGGCTCGATGA